From a single Sphingosinicellaceae bacterium genomic region:
- a CDS encoding lysine--tRNA ligase: MTPTPELHEAALVSKAWPFEEARKLVARYKGAFPAAGVVFETGYGPSGLPHIGTFGEVARTTMVRRAFEIIAPGVPTRLIAFSDDMDGFRKVPPGLPQQEMLAAHLNQPLSRVPDPFGTHASYAAHNNARLRAFLDRFGFDYEFLSSTECYASGRFDDTLRRVLVNYDAVINVILPTLGPDRRATYSPFLPLHPVTGEVLQVPLTGRDVDAGTVSFADPATGETITVPVTGGHTKLQWKVDWAMRWVALGVDYEMAGKDLIDSVTLSSAVTKVLGARPPEGFNYELFLDAEGTKISKSKGNGLTIDEWLTYAAPDTLALYMYQSPRKAKRLHFDVIPKAVEEYHQFLSGFPDQPVEQRLGNPVFHVHEGEPPAVDLPLGFGLLLNLVTVAGTDDPAVLWGFVSRYVPGTSAATHPQIDALVNYAIAYARDFVLPGLKRRAPDAREAAALADLDGRLAALGPDASAEAFQFEVYEAGKAAGFEPLRDWFKALYETLLGTSQGPRMGSFIKLYGLGETRRLIAETLAATPTETLKDA; encoded by the coding sequence ATGACCCCGACCCCCGAACTCCACGAAGCCGCACTCGTCTCCAAGGCCTGGCCGTTCGAGGAGGCGCGCAAGCTCGTCGCGCGGTACAAGGGCGCGTTCCCGGCCGCGGGCGTTGTCTTCGAGACCGGCTACGGGCCCTCGGGCCTGCCGCACATCGGCACCTTCGGCGAGGTCGCGCGGACGACGATGGTCAGGCGCGCCTTCGAGATTATCGCGCCGGGCGTGCCGACGCGGCTGATCGCCTTCTCCGACGATATGGACGGCTTCCGCAAGGTCCCGCCGGGCCTGCCGCAGCAGGAAATGCTGGCCGCGCACCTCAACCAGCCGCTGAGCCGGGTGCCCGACCCGTTCGGGACGCACGCCAGCTATGCCGCGCACAACAACGCCCGGCTGCGCGCCTTCCTCGACCGCTTCGGCTTCGACTACGAGTTCCTGTCGTCGACCGAGTGCTACGCCTCGGGGCGTTTCGACGACACCTTGCGTAGGGTGCTGGTAAACTACGACGCGGTCATCAATGTCATCCTGCCGACCCTCGGCCCCGACCGGCGCGCGACCTATTCGCCGTTCCTGCCGCTGCACCCGGTCACCGGCGAGGTCCTCCAGGTGCCGCTGACCGGGCGCGATGTCGACGCCGGGACGGTGAGCTTCGCCGACCCCGCGACCGGCGAGACCATCACCGTGCCGGTCACCGGTGGCCACACCAAGCTGCAGTGGAAGGTCGACTGGGCGATGCGCTGGGTCGCGCTCGGGGTCGACTACGAGATGGCGGGCAAGGACCTGATCGACTCGGTCACGCTGTCGAGCGCGGTGACGAAAGTGCTGGGCGCGCGGCCGCCGGAAGGCTTCAACTACGAGCTGTTCCTCGATGCAGAGGGCACCAAGATCTCCAAGTCCAAGGGCAACGGCCTGACAATCGACGAGTGGCTGACCTATGCCGCGCCGGACACGCTGGCGCTGTACATGTACCAGAGCCCGCGCAAGGCGAAGCGGCTGCACTTCGACGTCATCCCCAAGGCGGTCGAGGAGTACCACCAGTTCCTGAGCGGCTTCCCCGACCAGCCGGTCGAGCAACGCCTCGGCAATCCGGTTTTCCACGTCCACGAGGGCGAGCCGCCGGCGGTCGACCTGCCGCTCGGCTTCGGGCTGCTGCTCAACCTGGTGACCGTCGCCGGCACCGACGACCCCGCCGTGCTGTGGGGCTTCGTGTCGCGCTATGTGCCCGGTACCAGCGCCGCGACGCACCCGCAGATCGATGCGCTGGTGAACTACGCCATCGCCTACGCCCGCGACTTCGTGCTGCCGGGCCTGAAGCGCCGTGCGCCGGATGCCCGCGAGGCGGCGGCACTGGCTGATCTCGATGGGCGTCTTGCCGCGCTCGGACCCGATGCGAGCGCCGAGGCGTTTCAGTTCGAGGTCTATGAAGCAGGCAAGGCGGCGGGCTTCGAGCCGCTGCGGGACTGGTTCAAGGCGCTGTACGAAACCCTGCTCGGCACCAGCCAGGGCCCGCGAATGGGCTCGTTCATCAAGCTATACGGGCTCGGCGAGACCCGGCGACTGATCGCCGAAACGCTCGCCGCGACGCCCACGGAGACTCTGAAGGATGCGTAA
- a CDS encoding type II toxin-antitoxin system ParD family antitoxin — protein MASAKPVTVTLGALTERAAARVRSGRYSSMSEVLRDGLRALDRQDEMIDELLRERVRQVIADPQPAIGIDEAFKQIWARIDARCAKDNV, from the coding sequence ATGGCGTCTGCGAAACCTGTAACCGTGACATTGGGTGCACTGACCGAGCGCGCCGCCGCGCGCGTTCGCTCGGGCCGATATTCTTCCATGAGCGAGGTGTTGCGCGACGGCCTGCGTGCCCTCGACCGTCAAGATGAAATGATTGACGAGCTGCTGCGCGAACGCGTGCGGCAAGTCATAGCGGACCCGCAGCCGGCGATCGGTATCGACGAGGCGTTCAAGCAGATCTGGGCGCGCATCGACGCGAGGTGTGCGAAGGATAATGTATGA
- a CDS encoding MucR family transcriptional regulator, whose product MDTTQQQDLTELTVELLSAFVANNAVRSDDLPALIASTHAALSGLTATTAEPAASPDQHQPAVTARKSLANRDFIISLIDGKPYKSLKRHLTGHGLTPEEYRARYGLAATYPMVAPGYSDARREVAKRLGLGRKPRAAPVEEAAPTPTPRKPRAKKDATPA is encoded by the coding sequence ATGGATACCACGCAGCAGCAGGATCTTACCGAGCTGACCGTCGAGCTACTGTCGGCTTTTGTCGCGAACAATGCTGTCCGCAGCGATGACCTGCCCGCATTGATCGCCTCGACCCACGCCGCGCTGTCGGGACTGACGGCAACGACTGCCGAGCCGGCCGCCAGCCCGGACCAGCATCAGCCCGCGGTAACGGCGCGCAAGTCGCTCGCCAATCGCGACTTCATCATCTCGCTGATCGACGGCAAGCCCTACAAGAGCTTGAAGCGTCACCTGACCGGTCACGGCCTGACCCCGGAAGAGTATCGCGCCCGCTACGGCCTCGCCGCTACCTATCCGATGGTTGCGCCGGGCTATTCGGACGCGCGCCGTGAAGTCGCCAAGCGTCTCGGCCTCGGCCGCAAGCCGCGCGCCGCTCCCGTCGAGGAAGCCGCACCGACACCGACTCCTCGCAAGCCGCGCGCCAAGAAGGACGCGACCCCGGCCTGA
- a CDS encoding type II toxin-antitoxin system RelE/ParE family toxin: MYEVKFDPRASNDILTIFAYVSAHAGANVASAYVRRLEARCRAMGDAPLAGSPHDELLPGLRTAPFERRATIAYTFDREVVTILQVIHAGRDIGASFS; encoded by the coding sequence ATGTATGAGGTCAAGTTCGACCCACGTGCCTCCAACGACATCCTGACGATATTCGCCTACGTCAGTGCCCATGCAGGTGCCAACGTCGCCAGCGCCTACGTGCGCCGGCTCGAGGCGCGCTGCCGTGCGATGGGAGACGCTCCTTTGGCCGGCAGCCCGCACGACGAATTGCTCCCGGGATTGCGGACGGCACCGTTCGAACGCCGGGCGACGATCGCGTACACGTTCGACCGCGAGGTCGTGACGATCCTTCAGGTCATCCATGCCGGCCGCGATATCGGCGCGTCGTTCTCCTAG
- a CDS encoding acetyl-CoA carboxylase carboxyltransferase subunit alpha — translation MNEWLDFEKPVAALADSAAALRASGGPDALAEAPRLEERVNRALADLYARLTPVQRMQVARHPSRPHFKDYVAALVEDFVPMAGDRGFGEDAAIVGGMGRMAGRAVVVIGHEKGNDTTSRVKHNFGMGRPEGYRKATRLMELAGRFGLPVVTLVDTSGAFPGLDAEERGQAEAIARATQACLDLPVPMVAAIVGEGGSGGAVALAAANRVLMFEHAVYAVISPEGCASILWRGEAGRAADAAQAMKITAADLLRLGVIDRIVYEPTGGAHRDPATAMTRLGTAIAEELAGMDGLDAKALRKQRRDKFLQMGRGL, via the coding sequence ATGAACGAATGGCTCGACTTCGAGAAACCGGTCGCGGCGCTCGCCGACAGCGCTGCTGCCTTGCGTGCGTCGGGCGGCCCGGACGCACTCGCCGAGGCGCCGCGGCTCGAGGAGCGCGTCAACCGGGCGCTCGCCGATCTCTACGCGCGGCTGACCCCGGTGCAGCGCATGCAGGTCGCACGGCACCCATCGCGCCCGCACTTCAAGGATTATGTCGCGGCACTGGTCGAGGACTTCGTGCCAATGGCGGGCGACCGCGGCTTCGGCGAGGACGCGGCGATCGTCGGCGGCATGGGGCGGATGGCGGGCCGCGCGGTCGTCGTCATCGGCCATGAAAAGGGCAACGACACGACCAGCCGGGTCAAGCACAACTTCGGCATGGGACGCCCTGAGGGCTACCGCAAGGCGACGCGCCTGATGGAGCTGGCCGGGCGCTTCGGGCTGCCGGTGGTGACGCTGGTCGATACTTCGGGCGCGTTCCCGGGCCTCGATGCCGAGGAGCGCGGGCAGGCGGAAGCGATCGCGCGCGCCACCCAGGCCTGCCTCGACCTGCCGGTGCCGATGGTCGCCGCAATCGTCGGCGAGGGCGGATCGGGCGGCGCAGTGGCGCTAGCGGCGGCCAACCGCGTGCTGATGTTCGAGCATGCCGTCTATGCCGTGATCTCGCCGGAGGGCTGCGCCTCGATCCTGTGGCGCGGCGAGGCGGGCCGCGCGGCGGATGCGGCGCAGGCGATGAAAATCACCGCCGCCGACCTGTTGCGCCTCGGCGTCATCGACCGCATCGTCTACGAGCCGACCGGCGGCGCGCACCGCGACCCCGCCACCGCGATGACGCGGCTGGGTACGGCGATTGCCGAGGAGCTGGCGGGAATGGACGGGCTCGACGCGAAGGCGCTGCGCAAGCAACGCCGCGACAAGTTCCTGCAGATGGGGCGCGGGCTTTAA
- a CDS encoding ATP-dependent DNA helicase: MSPDLPYPALVANHGGTWIAGPSGGSEAVSARDAVRRAADTPMLILNAAVTASRLGLPEISGLDLLELFAFVHPAKFAVPTAGGLAAALGLPVPGGQGDEAKFLRVAAAKMLDTLGDPAWPERHGAWGVLQSLARLRWSWGGEVGRRLRQPERPERTVFTTLPKWEDAAPRPRPRDIALPDGAVDGALDKLLGLGSERRTGQRDYARAVAHAFRPRSMATAPNVALAEAGTGIGKTLGYLAPAALWASEAGGTVWLSTYTKALQRQLDHEAGRAYPDAAAKRAKVVVRKGRENYLCLLNLEDAVQGGFLGRAGIFAQLAARWAEYSRDGDMVGGDLPGWLATLFGRAAFSGLTDRRGECIYAGCPHYRTCFIERSTRASAQADLVIANHALVMINAVRGRDEAGRMTRIVFDEGHHLFDAADSTFALHLSARECVELRSWILGPDKAARGRRRGLAARLSDIIAYDDAGALALEAAGKAARALPADGWGQRLVGGDPYGAVEGLLSAVRAQVHARALGGEAGYSLESEVAEVLPVVIDAAGPAAAAFEALAAPLLALEARLIAVLEEAPDWLDGPSRARLDGAAAGLRLRAQLLQSWIVLLARLGGPADPEFIDWFAVDRVEGREYDVGIHRHWLDPTRPFAKAVLEPAHGVLVTSATLRARGVADSDDDREWRDTEMRTGATHLALPPHRFAVDSPFDYAANSRVFVVTDVRRGDLPGLAAAYKRLIVAAGGGTLGLFTAIARLKAVHTRIADPLHRAGLPLFAQHVDPIDTGTLVDIFRADPHASLLGTDALRDGVDVPGHSLRLVVMEGVPWPRPTVLHAARRAAFGGAAYDDLVTMGRLAQAFGRLIRRADDCGAFVLLGPAVPSRLLAAFPPGTPVARVTLDEAVAAIAGTTTAALAANAVAPAATTKADPLVDISG; the protein is encoded by the coding sequence GTGAGCCCCGACCTGCCCTATCCCGCGCTCGTCGCCAACCACGGCGGCACCTGGATCGCGGGTCCCTCCGGCGGGTCGGAGGCAGTGTCGGCGCGGGATGCGGTGCGGCGGGCGGCGGATACGCCGATGCTGATTCTGAACGCGGCGGTGACCGCGAGCCGGCTCGGTTTGCCCGAAATCTCGGGGCTCGACCTGCTGGAACTGTTTGCCTTCGTCCATCCGGCGAAGTTCGCGGTGCCGACCGCGGGCGGGCTGGCGGCGGCGCTCGGCTTGCCGGTTCCGGGCGGGCAGGGGGACGAGGCAAAATTCCTGCGGGTCGCGGCGGCGAAGATGCTCGACACGCTTGGCGATCCCGCATGGCCCGAGCGGCACGGTGCGTGGGGCGTTCTGCAGTCACTGGCGCGGCTGCGCTGGTCGTGGGGCGGCGAGGTCGGGCGGCGGCTCAGGCAGCCCGAACGGCCCGAGCGCACGGTGTTCACGACCCTGCCGAAGTGGGAGGACGCTGCGCCCCGCCCCCGGCCGCGCGACATCGCGCTGCCCGACGGGGCGGTCGACGGAGCGCTCGACAAGCTGCTCGGGCTCGGCTCGGAGCGCCGCACCGGGCAGCGCGACTACGCCCGCGCGGTGGCGCACGCCTTCCGGCCGCGTAGCATGGCGACCGCGCCCAATGTCGCGCTGGCGGAGGCCGGCACCGGCATCGGCAAGACGCTGGGCTACCTCGCCCCGGCCGCTTTGTGGGCGAGCGAGGCCGGCGGCACGGTCTGGCTGTCGACCTACACCAAGGCCCTGCAGCGCCAGCTCGATCACGAGGCCGGGCGCGCCTACCCCGACGCCGCCGCCAAGCGGGCCAAGGTCGTCGTCCGCAAGGGCCGCGAGAACTACCTGTGCCTGCTCAACCTCGAGGACGCGGTGCAGGGCGGTTTCCTGGGCCGCGCCGGGATCTTCGCGCAGCTGGCGGCACGCTGGGCCGAATACTCGCGCGATGGCGACATGGTCGGCGGCGACTTGCCGGGCTGGCTCGCGACGCTGTTCGGGCGCGCCGCGTTCTCGGGGCTGACCGACCGGCGCGGCGAGTGCATCTACGCCGGCTGCCCGCACTACCGGACCTGCTTCATCGAGCGCAGCACCCGCGCGTCGGCACAGGCCGACCTCGTCATCGCCAACCACGCGCTGGTGATGATCAACGCCGTGCGCGGCCGCGACGAGGCCGGGCGGATGACGCGGATCGTCTTCGACGAGGGGCATCACCTGTTCGACGCGGCGGATTCGACCTTCGCGCTGCACCTGTCGGCGCGGGAATGCGTCGAGCTGCGCAGCTGGATCCTCGGCCCCGACAAGGCGGCGCGGGGCCGGCGGCGCGGGCTGGCGGCGCGGCTGTCGGACATCATTGCCTACGACGACGCGGGGGCGCTCGCGCTGGAGGCCGCGGGCAAGGCGGCACGCGCGCTCCCCGCCGACGGCTGGGGGCAGCGCCTGGTCGGCGGCGACCCCTACGGCGCGGTCGAGGGCCTGCTCAGCGCGGTCCGTGCCCAGGTCCATGCCCGCGCCCTCGGCGGCGAGGCGGGCTACAGCCTCGAGAGCGAAGTCGCCGAGGTGCTGCCGGTGGTGATCGACGCCGCCGGACCCGCGGCCGCAGCCTTCGAGGCGCTGGCGGCGCCGCTGCTGGCACTCGAGGCGCGCCTGATCGCGGTGCTGGAGGAGGCACCCGACTGGCTCGATGGTCCATCGCGGGCGCGGCTCGACGGTGCGGCGGCGGGCCTGCGGTTGCGCGCGCAGCTGCTGCAAAGCTGGATCGTGCTGCTCGCGCGGCTCGGCGGCCCGGCGGACCCCGAGTTCATCGACTGGTTCGCGGTCGACCGGGTCGAGGGGCGCGAATACGACGTCGGCATCCATCGCCACTGGCTCGACCCGACGCGGCCCTTCGCCAAGGCGGTCCTCGAACCGGCGCACGGCGTGCTGGTGACGTCTGCAACATTGCGCGCGCGGGGCGTCGCCGATTCGGACGACGACCGCGAATGGCGCGATACCGAGATGCGCACCGGCGCGACCCACCTCGCACTACCGCCGCACCGCTTCGCCGTCGACAGCCCGTTCGACTATGCCGCGAACTCGCGGGTGTTCGTCGTCACCGACGTCCGGCGCGGCGACCTGCCGGGGCTGGCGGCGGCGTACAAGCGCCTGATCGTGGCGGCCGGCGGCGGCACGCTCGGGCTGTTCACCGCGATCGCGCGGCTGAAGGCGGTCCACACCCGCATCGCCGACCCGCTGCACCGCGCCGGGCTGCCGCTGTTCGCCCAGCACGTCGACCCGATCGATACCGGTACGCTGGTCGACATCTTCCGCGCCGACCCGCACGCCAGCCTGCTCGGCACCGATGCGCTCAGGGACGGTGTCGACGTGCCGGGCCACTCGCTGCGGCTGGTGGTCATGGAGGGCGTGCCGTGGCCGCGGCCGACTGTGCTCCACGCGGCGCGGCGCGCGGCGTTCGGCGGCGCGGCCTACGACGACCTGGTGACGATGGGCCGGCTGGCGCAGGCGTTCGGGCGGTTAATCCGCCGCGCCGACGACTGCGGCGCGTTCGTCCTGCTCGGGCCGGCGGTGCCGTCGCGGCTGCTCGCGGCGTTCCCGCCCGGCACGCCGGTGGCGCGCGTCACCCTCGACGAGGCGGTCGCGGCGATCGCCGGAACGACGACCGCTGCGCTCGCGGCAAACGCGGTCGCGCCGGCTGCGACAACCAAAGCGGACCCGCTCGTCGACATAAGCGGCTGA
- a CDS encoding amidohydrolase family protein gives MRCIVLAAALLAALPATAETLVVRTGRLVTDAALPARGPSSIVVTDGRIVAIGAPDMAVPAGARVIDLSTKTVMPGLIDAHVHLTEDSGLPWYATLRPKFSEPYAATIGLKNALITARAGFTTVRDAGGPLLASLAMRDAVEEGAFPGPRILVAGTPLSIPGGHADDTVGMPPELADAMNAQGLNPGICTGAEACAILVRKIAAKGVDVIKFMATGGVLDDGAIGLEQHFTDAEMKAIIDTAHGVGLKAMAHAHGARGIEAAVNAGVDSIEHGTYLDDKGAKAMKAHGTWLVPTLMAYEGLKLHVGKNFYTPNVEAKALETMKIVGRNIGIAQRNGVHIALGTDAAVYPHGRNAEELALMVDHGMTPKDALIAATKGGAELLGISAKTGTLEVGKAADLIAIDGDPQADPKAVLSVSFVMTQGRTIPMK, from the coding sequence ATGCGCTGTATCGTCCTGGCCGCCGCGCTGCTTGCGGCGCTGCCCGCGACTGCCGAAACGCTCGTCGTCCGCACCGGGCGGCTGGTCACCGACGCCGCGTTGCCGGCGCGGGGGCCGTCGAGCATCGTCGTCACCGACGGCAGGATCGTCGCCATTGGTGCTCCCGACATGGCGGTGCCGGCGGGGGCCCGCGTCATCGACCTGTCGACCAAGACCGTGATGCCAGGGCTGATCGACGCGCACGTCCACCTGACCGAGGATTCGGGGCTGCCGTGGTATGCGACGCTGCGCCCGAAGTTTTCGGAGCCGTATGCCGCGACCATCGGCCTGAAGAACGCGCTGATCACCGCGCGCGCCGGCTTCACCACGGTGCGCGATGCGGGCGGGCCGCTGCTCGCGTCGCTGGCGATGCGCGATGCGGTGGAGGAAGGCGCCTTCCCCGGCCCGCGCATCCTGGTTGCCGGCACGCCGCTGTCGATCCCGGGCGGACACGCCGACGATACCGTCGGCATGCCGCCCGAACTCGCCGACGCGATGAACGCGCAGGGGCTCAACCCGGGCATCTGCACCGGCGCGGAAGCGTGCGCGATCCTGGTCCGCAAGATCGCCGCGAAGGGCGTCGACGTGATCAAGTTCATGGCGACGGGCGGGGTCCTCGACGACGGCGCGATCGGCCTCGAGCAGCATTTCACCGACGCCGAGATGAAGGCGATCATCGACACCGCGCACGGCGTCGGCCTGAAGGCGATGGCGCATGCCCACGGCGCCCGCGGCATCGAGGCGGCGGTCAATGCCGGCGTCGATTCGATCGAGCACGGCACCTACCTCGACGACAAGGGCGCCAAAGCGATGAAGGCGCACGGCACCTGGCTGGTGCCGACCCTGATGGCCTACGAGGGCCTCAAGCTCCACGTCGGCAAGAACTTCTACACGCCCAACGTCGAGGCCAAGGCGCTGGAAACCATGAAGATCGTCGGCCGCAACATCGGCATCGCGCAGCGCAACGGGGTCCACATCGCGCTCGGCACCGATGCCGCGGTCTACCCGCATGGCCGCAATGCGGAGGAACTGGCGCTGATGGTCGATCACGGCATGACGCCGAAAGACGCGCTGATCGCCGCGACCAAGGGCGGCGCCGAGCTGCTCGGCATCAGCGCCAAGACCGGCACGCTCGAGGTCGGCAAGGCGGCGGACCTGATCGCCATCGACGGCGACCCGCAGGCCGACCCCAAGGCCGTGCTGAGCGTCAGCTTCGTGATGACCCAGGGGCGTACCATCCCGATGAAGTGA
- a CDS encoding DUF885 domain-containing protein, with product MIARLLLPVLLLSTALPLAAPVAAATTAAPNVPASAELKALFAASDEDQLRRNPIQALFRGDMRYAPQFGDFITDAYIAGEKAAGEADLASLRKIDRAKLNADDRISYDVFKYQTEIGLRGFEPGLLKASIERPIDHFGGFQVFMPDVSSGEGAAPFKTVKDYEDNLSRLNGYIVYLDRAVGRMKQGLADGITNPKLVMQNVVGQFDALVPPKVEDSVFYKPVLKFPDSFSSADKAKLTAEYAAFIRDKLNPAQVRVRDFIKNDYLPKARDTVGLGQMPGGAALYRYMVEQTTTTTMTPEEIHKLGLSEVTRIHAGMEKVKQQVGFKGTLAEFFVDMRTNPKFHPVSADAMKQAFLDIDKRMLLVVGKDFDTIPKSPLEIRPVPPYKEKTDAAGSYQQGTPDGSRPGVFYYNAYDLPSRSAFGFETLFLHEGIPGHHFQISLAQEKESLPAFQRFGGNTAYVEGWALYAESLGYELGFYKDPYQDYGHLDDEILRAMRLVVDTGIHSQGWTRDQAIKYMLDNSAMGKTDATSEVERYIAIPSQALAYKVGQLTIRRLRTKAEKALGPKFDVRDFHAQVLMSGALPMEVLERKIDDWIVTKGGKA from the coding sequence ATGATCGCCCGCCTGCTGCTGCCTGTCCTGCTGCTGTCGACCGCGCTGCCGCTTGCGGCACCCGTCGCTGCCGCGACCACCGCCGCCCCCAACGTGCCCGCGTCGGCCGAGCTCAAGGCGCTGTTCGCCGCCAGTGACGAGGACCAGCTCCGGCGCAACCCGATCCAGGCGCTGTTCCGCGGCGACATGCGCTACGCCCCGCAGTTCGGCGACTTCATCACCGACGCCTATATCGCCGGCGAGAAGGCAGCCGGCGAAGCCGACCTCGCGTCGCTGCGCAAGATCGACCGCGCCAAGCTCAACGCCGACGACCGCATCTCCTACGATGTCTTCAAGTACCAGACCGAGATCGGCCTGCGCGGCTTCGAGCCCGGCCTGCTGAAGGCCTCGATCGAGCGCCCGATCGACCATTTCGGCGGCTTCCAGGTGTTCATGCCCGACGTATCCTCCGGCGAGGGCGCGGCGCCGTTCAAGACGGTCAAGGACTATGAGGACAACCTCAGCCGCCTGAACGGCTATATCGTCTACCTCGACCGCGCCGTCGGCCGCATGAAGCAGGGCCTCGCGGACGGCATCACCAATCCCAAGCTGGTCATGCAGAACGTCGTCGGCCAATTCGACGCGCTGGTTCCCCCGAAGGTCGAGGACAGCGTCTTCTACAAGCCGGTGCTCAAGTTCCCGGACAGTTTCTCCTCAGCCGACAAGGCAAAGCTGACCGCGGAGTATGCGGCGTTCATCCGCGACAAGCTCAACCCGGCGCAGGTGCGCGTCCGCGACTTCATCAAGAACGACTATCTGCCCAAGGCGCGCGACACGGTCGGTCTCGGCCAGATGCCGGGCGGCGCGGCGCTGTACCGCTACATGGTCGAGCAGACCACGACGACGACGATGACGCCCGAGGAAATCCACAAGCTCGGCCTCAGCGAAGTCACCCGCATCCACGCGGGCATGGAGAAGGTGAAGCAGCAGGTCGGCTTCAAGGGCACGCTCGCCGAGTTCTTCGTAGACATGCGGACCAACCCCAAGTTCCACCCGGTCAGCGCCGACGCTATGAAGCAGGCCTTCCTCGACATCGACAAGCGCATGCTGCTGGTCGTCGGCAAGGATTTCGACACGATCCCGAAGTCGCCGCTCGAGATCCGCCCGGTGCCGCCCTACAAGGAAAAGACCGACGCCGCCGGTTCGTACCAGCAGGGCACCCCCGATGGCTCGCGCCCCGGCGTGTTCTACTACAACGCCTACGACCTGCCCTCGCGCTCGGCGTTCGGCTTCGAGACCCTGTTCCTGCACGAGGGCATCCCGGGCCACCACTTCCAGATCAGCCTGGCACAGGAGAAGGAGTCGCTGCCGGCGTTCCAGCGCTTCGGCGGCAACACTGCCTATGTCGAGGGCTGGGCGCTGTACGCCGAAAGCCTCGGCTATGAACTCGGCTTCTACAAGGACCCGTACCAGGACTACGGCCATCTCGACGACGAGATCCTGCGCGCCATGCGGCTGGTTGTCGACACCGGCATCCACTCGCAGGGTTGGACCCGTGACCAGGCGATCAAGTACATGCTCGACAACTCGGCGATGGGTAAGACCGATGCGACGTCGGAGGTCGAGCGCTACATCGCGATCCCGTCGCAGGCGCTGGCCTACAAGGTCGGCCAGCTCACCATCCGCCGCCTGCGCACCAAGGCCGAGAAGGCGCTGGGGCCGAAGTTCGATGTGCGCGATTTCCACGCCCAGGTGCTGATGTCGGGGGCGCTGCCGATGGAAGTGCTGGAGCGCAAGATCGACGACTGGATCGTGACGAAGGGCGGGAAGGCGTAG
- a CDS encoding MFS transporter, whose translation MQLSRATLFAFAAPCLPMAAVGLPVVVYLPPYYAHELGLGLPAVGIIFLVVRLIDIPLDPILGHLIDRTRGRFGRFQPWLVGGAVLLSLGALAAFMAQPGISAVAALAGLAVMYFGYSATMVAQTAWGATLSDDYHERSRVFGWWMALTQAGMLIVLTLPPLLPRLIPGAGVAAGIHAMGWLVIAGAPLAALWCCAVVRERPRPGGHVGKLSDFRAVLANPLMRRLLLVDMLSNLAPGVTGALFLFFFQAVKGYAPAAASSLLLVYFLGGLAGVPLWTGLARLTSKHYAMIVALLVYCVAQALTFSLPASNWPVAALGMALAGIPYGASTLLLRAMLADLADAETLSSGNAKTGLFYAAGVAVQKLGYAIPIGLLYPLLGAVGFAAAKGGDNSPEAIAWVTGLFAGLPVLLALAAAWTVRGWPIDATTQSATASALRGDGPA comes from the coding sequence TTGCAACTGAGCCGGGCGACGCTGTTTGCATTCGCCGCACCGTGCCTGCCGATGGCCGCCGTCGGGCTGCCGGTCGTGGTCTACCTGCCGCCTTATTACGCCCACGAACTTGGGCTCGGGCTGCCCGCGGTCGGGATCATCTTCCTGGTCGTTCGCCTGATCGACATCCCGCTCGACCCTATCCTCGGTCACCTCATCGACCGCACCCGCGGGCGCTTCGGGCGCTTCCAGCCGTGGCTGGTAGGCGGCGCGGTGCTGCTGTCGCTCGGCGCGCTGGCCGCGTTCATGGCGCAGCCCGGGATCAGCGCGGTCGCCGCGCTGGCTGGGCTGGCGGTGATGTATTTCGGCTATTCGGCGACAATGGTCGCGCAGACGGCGTGGGGCGCGACGCTGAGCGACGATTATCACGAGCGCAGCCGGGTCTTCGGCTGGTGGATGGCGCTGACCCAGGCCGGGATGCTCATCGTGCTGACGTTGCCGCCGCTGCTGCCGCGCTTGATCCCGGGGGCAGGCGTCGCCGCCGGGATCCACGCGATGGGCTGGCTGGTCATCGCCGGCGCGCCGCTGGCGGCCTTGTGGTGCTGCGCCGTCGTGCGCGAGCGACCGCGGCCCGGCGGTCACGTCGGCAAGCTGTCTGACTTCCGCGCTGTCCTCGCCAACCCGCTGATGCGCCGGCTGCTGCTCGTCGACATGCTGTCCAACCTCGCGCCCGGCGTCACCGGCGCGCTGTTCCTGTTCTTCTTCCAGGCGGTGAAGGGCTATGCCCCGGCGGCCGCGTCGTCGTTGCTGCTGGTTTATTTCCTCGGCGGGCTGGCGGGCGTGCCGCTGTGGACCGGGCTCGCGCGCCTGACCTCGAAGCATTACGCGATGATCGTCGCGCTGCTGGTCTATTGCGTCGCGCAGGCACTGACCTTCTCGCTGCCTGCCAGCAACTGGCCGGTCGCGGCGCTCGGCATGGCGCTGGCGGGCATCCCCTACGGCGCCTCGACGCTGCTGCTGCGCGCCATGCTCGCCGACCTCGCCGATGCCGAGACGCTGAGCTCGGGCAACGCCAAGACCGGGCTGTTCTATGCCGCCGGGGTGGCGGTGCAAAAGCTCGGCTACGCGATCCCGATCGGGCTGTTGTATCCGCTGCTCGGAGCGGTCGGCTTCGCCGCGGCAAAGGGCGGCGACAATTCGCCTGAGGCGATCGCCTGGGTGACCGGGCTGTTCGCGGGGCTGCCGGTGCTGCTGGCACTGGCGGCGGCGTGGACCGTACGCGGCTGGCCGATCGATGCGACGACCCAGTCGGCGACGGCCTCGGCGCTCCGGGGCGACGGACCCGCTTGA